Proteins found in one Deltaproteobacteria bacterium genomic segment:
- a CDS encoding EscU/YscU/HrcU family type III secretion system export apparatus switch protein, translating into MQLNSRRLAVALDYCEGSIPTVSAVGQNRVAKDIMAMARRYGVPTVENDELATQLSRVGLSKEIPQDLYESVANLLCEIESW; encoded by the coding sequence ATGCAGTTAAATAGCAGACGGCTCGCTGTAGCGCTCGATTATTGTGAAGGGTCTATACCGACTGTTTCGGCAGTTGGGCAGAATCGGGTTGCGAAAGACATTATGGCGATGGCGCGCCGCTATGGCGTGCCCACTGTTGAGAATGATGAGCTCGCTACACAGCTTAGTCGGGTAGGCTTGAGTAAGGAGATTCCCCAAGATCTATACGAGTCCGTTGCCAATTTGCTTTGCGAAATTGAGTCTTGGTAG
- a CDS encoding GAF domain-containing protein — translation MQYFDRAAASAIIGAICGSENRRDVLISATELLGRVLGVSRCLVVVDQEHSKSPPVEWTMEEPEERLDAAVVSIASKIGEVVSLQRGPLLLKPTDDREFLNSIREELSALDVTAMLAVRTSLQGHVNGALILTQCGHGRDWREEEVSLVSEVARALGEAIERTGKCNWQEMADAVSEGGIGERVGSQKLESEERYRRLVDNSDALIFHADVNHAITFISRRALDFFGKAPEDFMGQKSLKWLDFVYEEDRARVARCVHDMSDASTSFEEEFRVINGVTNRLRWLLMRLMPVIGKSGEVEGWDGFGIDITKRHEAQEALVVQSRKIRALYTVSSAIRGYLDPANIASRGLAALCDASGADAGVCYIYGPKAKDKLGLVAHHGFSAEFVEDLGKATNLPSLSGYVAKHNQSVVVPDIRRDPRASAVLAEKGGMSSAVLVPLSIEDEALGAIGLFSKEVAKFDGGDVMLVTAAASQIGLAARQADLFAAYRRQAKKLSALYRMSHELSKSLSFEEIFAQAFSIIKDELGLKRLWLGLLNDTGTRIIGQSAHGPGIKKKMAAMNIELGAQNHPLSKVIRNREAVVIEDPSEILREFGVKRVFSRLDIHSVAMVPMSSGGQVLGVLAVQPSQAETVLDEEALTLLTSLANEIGAVVLAKRFEERMAEGEKMRTAGLLAAGIAHNFNNMLQGILGQASLLEVQSESRAKVRRAARLITEAGNRGAVLVKQLMSFAHLEKANPEVCDVNYLVEREVKSLSDEVQNVARIELRLGTDIPRAYFDSSQLRRIISNLILNARDATQARGETEELGKIEVSTDLIVVDEQHPHSGVQKGSYVRIDVRDYGVGMEEEVRKRCFEPFFTTKNVDPASGLSMSGAGLGLAAAYTLATRNGGTIVVDSKPGDGSFFTLYVPVAKRLVETLSERIEKRNNDENIADNVASEVSTEESSASVQNDNSRLAS, via the coding sequence ATGCAGTATTTTGATAGGGCAGCGGCTAGCGCGATTATAGGGGCAATTTGTGGTTCTGAAAATCGCCGAGACGTTCTAATTAGTGCGACAGAACTTTTAGGGCGGGTGTTAGGGGTTAGTCGATGTTTGGTCGTAGTAGATCAGGAGCATTCTAAATCTCCACCGGTTGAGTGGACTATGGAAGAGCCAGAGGAGAGGTTGGATGCGGCAGTTGTAAGCATTGCCTCGAAGATAGGCGAGGTGGTTTCTTTGCAGCGCGGGCCGCTGTTACTTAAGCCTACTGATGATAGAGAATTTCTAAATTCAATTCGAGAGGAGTTAAGCGCATTAGACGTTACTGCCATGCTAGCTGTAAGGACTAGTTTGCAGGGGCATGTAAATGGAGCGCTCATTCTGACTCAGTGTGGGCATGGAAGAGACTGGCGAGAGGAGGAAGTCTCGCTGGTGTCTGAAGTAGCACGAGCCCTAGGCGAGGCTATCGAGCGCACTGGGAAGTGCAATTGGCAGGAGATGGCTGATGCAGTTAGTGAAGGTGGAATCGGCGAGCGCGTCGGCAGTCAAAAGTTAGAGTCTGAAGAGAGATATAGAAGACTTGTCGATAATTCCGATGCCCTCATCTTTCATGCGGATGTGAATCACGCAATAACATTTATCAGTCGCAGGGCGCTTGATTTCTTCGGCAAAGCTCCAGAAGATTTCATGGGGCAAAAGTCGCTTAAGTGGTTAGACTTTGTTTACGAGGAAGATCGCGCGCGAGTAGCCAGATGTGTGCATGATATGAGCGATGCCTCGACTAGTTTTGAGGAAGAATTTCGAGTTATTAACGGCGTTACCAATCGCCTTAGGTGGTTGTTGATGAGGCTAATGCCAGTGATTGGCAAAAGTGGCGAAGTTGAGGGATGGGACGGTTTTGGAATAGATATTACTAAGCGGCATGAGGCGCAGGAGGCTCTTGTCGTTCAGAGTAGAAAAATCCGGGCTCTATACACCGTATCCTCAGCGATTAGGGGTTACCTGGATCCGGCTAATATTGCCTCGCGAGGTTTGGCTGCTCTTTGCGATGCGAGCGGCGCAGATGCTGGCGTTTGCTACATTTATGGGCCGAAGGCCAAGGATAAGCTCGGCTTAGTGGCCCATCATGGCTTTAGTGCTGAGTTTGTCGAAGATTTAGGCAAGGCTACTAATTTGCCAAGTCTATCGGGTTATGTTGCAAAACATAACCAGTCGGTTGTCGTTCCCGATATTCGAAGAGATCCTCGCGCTAGTGCCGTTTTAGCCGAGAAGGGCGGCATGAGTTCTGCTGTGTTGGTTCCTTTGTCCATCGAAGACGAGGCTTTGGGAGCTATTGGCTTATTTAGCAAAGAGGTTGCGAAATTCGATGGTGGCGATGTTATGTTGGTGACTGCGGCGGCAAGTCAGATAGGTTTGGCTGCTAGACAGGCAGACTTGTTTGCGGCCTATAGGCGACAGGCGAAAAAGTTGTCGGCCTTGTATCGCATGAGTCACGAACTATCGAAGAGCCTTTCCTTTGAGGAGATTTTTGCTCAAGCATTTTCTATCATTAAGGATGAACTAGGCTTAAAGAGGCTTTGGCTCGGTTTGCTAAATGATACTGGCACTCGCATCATCGGCCAATCGGCGCATGGTCCGGGTATAAAGAAGAAAATGGCAGCGATGAATATTGAGTTAGGCGCGCAGAATCATCCGCTTTCCAAGGTAATTAGAAATCGAGAGGCTGTAGTTATTGAAGATCCGAGCGAGATATTGCGAGAGTTCGGCGTAAAGCGCGTTTTTTCGCGTCTAGATATTCACTCGGTCGCTATGGTTCCAATGAGCTCCGGTGGGCAAGTCTTAGGGGTTTTGGCGGTTCAGCCGAGTCAAGCAGAAACGGTTCTGGACGAAGAGGCACTTACGCTTTTAACTAGCCTAGCGAATGAAATTGGAGCAGTCGTTTTGGCCAAGCGATTCGAAGAGCGCATGGCGGAGGGCGAGAAGATGCGAACTGCTGGGCTTTTGGCAGCAGGCATTGCGCATAACTTTAATAATATGCTTCAGGGCATATTGGGGCAGGCTTCACTGCTTGAAGTTCAGAGCGAATCTAGGGCTAAGGTGCGGCGGGCTGCAAGGCTAATAACAGAAGCTGGAAATCGTGGAGCGGTTTTAGTTAAGCAGCTAATGAGCTTTGCGCACCTTGAAAAAGCGAATCCAGAGGTTTGTGACGTAAATTATTTGGTAGAGCGCGAGGTTAAATCGCTATCAGACGAAGTGCAGAATGTTGCAAGAATTGAGCTCCGATTGGGAACGGATATTCCGAGAGCCTATTTTGACTCGAGTCAATTGCGGCGCATTATTAGCAATTTAATTCTAAATGCTAGGGATGCCACGCAGGCGCGTGGTGAGACGGAGGAGTTAGGCAAGATTGAGGTATCGACCGATCTGATTGTTGTTGACGAGCAGCATCCTCATAGTGGGGTGCAGAAGGGAAGCTATGTGAGAATCGATGTTAGAGACTACGGAGTAGGCATGGAGGAGGAGGTAAGAAAGCGCTGTTTTGAGCCATTTTTTACGACAAAAAATGTAGATCCAGCTTCTGGGCTTAGCATGTCGGGGGCAGGTTTGGGTTTGGCGGCCGCTTATACGCTTGCTACTAGAAATGGCGGAACTATCGTTGTGGATAGCAAACCCGGAGATGGCAGCTTTTTTACCTTATATGTTCCGGTTGCTAAGCGGCTAGTAGAAACCCTTAGCGAACGCATTGAAAAGAGGAACAACGATGAAAATATTGCCGATAATGTAGCCAGTGAAGTTTCGACAGAAGAGAGTAGCGCATCTGTTCAAAATGACAATTCGCGGTTGGCGAGTTGA
- a CDS encoding EscU/YscU/HrcU family type III secretion system export apparatus switch protein yields MAGEKRFAPTARKLRKAREEGDVAKSRDISTVIVSLSGAFWLWFCKAEISTLIEFSQSSFSLSADFGAEDVLGLLDVAVGFLGKVLGSFLVVVFIASFLVEAAQVGFVFSLDVLVFRFSRLNAINGVKRILGVGQEGGEGCLTSGVIFESGKTVLYFLVLIVIGGAYLYSRGVGVVVFEFDDVADLALSWVGECFYLSFILLFSLLLLAGLDLAIKRKGRVKRLRMDAEEFKKELRDTEPPPEMRSMRQSLHEEILSQATVANLRKAKAIVVGAAD; encoded by the coding sequence ATGGCTGGTGAAAAGCGCTTTGCACCTACTGCTAGAAAGTTAAGAAAAGCTAGAGAAGAGGGGGATGTAGCTAAGAGTAGAGACATTAGCACCGTCATTGTCTCTTTGTCGGGGGCGTTTTGGCTATGGTTTTGCAAGGCCGAAATCTCGACTCTAATAGAGTTTAGCCAGAGTAGTTTTTCGCTCAGTGCAGACTTTGGTGCCGAGGATGTGCTAGGATTACTCGATGTTGCGGTAGGCTTTCTAGGCAAAGTCCTTGGATCGTTCTTAGTAGTTGTATTTATTGCAAGTTTTCTGGTGGAGGCGGCGCAAGTTGGATTTGTCTTTAGCTTGGATGTCCTAGTCTTTAGGTTTTCTAGGTTAAATGCAATAAATGGGGTGAAGAGGATCCTTGGAGTGGGTCAGGAAGGGGGAGAGGGCTGTTTAACCAGCGGGGTTATTTTTGAGAGCGGAAAAACAGTTTTGTATTTCTTGGTGTTAATAGTGATAGGTGGCGCTTATCTGTATTCTCGTGGAGTAGGTGTTGTCGTTTTTGAGTTTGATGACGTGGCTGACTTAGCATTGTCGTGGGTTGGGGAGTGTTTTTATTTAAGTTTTATTTTACTGTTTTCTTTGTTGTTGTTGGCGGGTCTTGATCTAGCAATCAAGCGCAAGGGTCGCGTAAAGAGACTTAGAATGGATGCAGAAGAGTTTAAGAAGGAGCTTCGCGATACTGAGCCCCCGCCTGAGATGAGGAGTATGCGCCAGAGCTTACACGAGGAAATATTAAGTCAAGCAACAGTTGCGAATCTGCGAAAGGCCAAGGCTATTGTAGTTGGAGCGGCTGATTAA
- a CDS encoding flagellar biosynthetic protein FliR, translating to MVINQTAVNAILFFVLLFLRSYTFISTFSFIRTLLGAGGRTAASIALTCALLSRGDVSQMAHTGASSVGATPFFLLAVKEVFLGFIIAAPIALALESLVMAGRIADVARGAQYGEQLDLSFGMGMSVAQRITSYSLALFALSSCGYPLAYRILEHSVIWPLEVFGRSGILNLLGERAILESFILLAGQAISWGLLLAAPVVFASLIVDIITAFLSKALPRVSAVQELMPVKLLLGLSLLIWLMVNDCWQLSGIDLEIMQFLSMLIGENA from the coding sequence ATGGTGATTAATCAGACCGCCGTAAATGCTATACTTTTCTTTGTCCTGCTTTTCCTGCGCAGTTATACATTTATATCAACATTTTCGTTTATCCGAACTCTACTGGGAGCAGGTGGACGGACTGCCGCATCAATCGCTCTTACCTGTGCCTTGCTCTCTAGGGGCGATGTAAGTCAGATGGCCCATACTGGGGCATCGTCGGTGGGGGCCACTCCATTTTTCTTGCTAGCCGTAAAGGAAGTGTTTTTAGGTTTTATAATTGCTGCCCCTATCGCGCTAGCGCTTGAATCCCTTGTGATGGCCGGTCGCATAGCGGATGTGGCGCGAGGGGCGCAGTATGGAGAGCAACTCGATTTATCCTTTGGGATGGGGATGTCGGTAGCACAACGGATTACTAGTTATTCCCTAGCGTTATTTGCTCTTAGCTCATGTGGCTATCCGCTAGCCTATAGAATTCTTGAACATAGCGTAATATGGCCACTTGAGGTCTTTGGACGAAGTGGAATTCTTAATCTGTTGGGAGAAAGAGCTATCCTCGAGTCTTTCATCTTGCTAGCCGGCCAAGCCATCTCCTGGGGCTTATTGCTAGCAGCTCCTGTAGTGTTTGCCTCTCTTATTGTCGACATAATTACGGCCTTTCTTTCCAAGGCGTTGCCGCGGGTTAGCGCGGTGCAAGAGCTGATGCCGGTTAAACTCTTATTGGGATTGTCTTTGTTAATATGGTTGATGGTTAATGATTGCTGGCAATTAAGTGGGATTGATTTAGAAATTATGCAGTTTCTCTCGATGCTAATTGGAGAAAATGCGTAG
- a CDS encoding flagellar biosynthetic protein FliQ gives MIEVDNIESLFVSAAFIALTLSAVPLIISTVVGLVFSVLQAATQIQEQTLGFVPKLAAVSAALYFGGRWLSSQLIDYFVEILHKVPEF, from the coding sequence ATGATAGAAGTAGATAATATTGAGTCGCTCTTTGTTTCGGCAGCGTTCATAGCATTAACCCTGTCTGCCGTGCCGCTAATTATTTCAACAGTGGTAGGACTAGTGTTTAGCGTCCTGCAGGCTGCTACTCAGATTCAGGAACAAACCTTGGGGTTTGTCCCCAAACTGGCGGCGGTTAGCGCAGCCTTGTACTTTGGTGGGCGATGGCTCTCATCTCAGCTAATCGATTATTTCGTGGAAATCTTGCATAAGGTGCCAGAATTTTAG
- a CDS encoding flagellar biosynthetic protein FliO — protein sequence MKLLGCHCLLFLSFILSLYVCNVLAEEPIAESAKILVNDDSSLGNLSQKFRENPFTMNRAIRTILSLIFVCALAVILIGKVLPRLNLVNIPKLNNGTKPSRKRLKLIERLSLDRNNYLAIVSIDDKREVVIAVNQASVSLLLQVEPEKTESVALPNQ from the coding sequence ATGAAATTACTAGGTTGTCATTGTTTATTATTTCTTTCTTTCATCCTTTCACTATATGTATGCAATGTGTTGGCGGAGGAGCCGATTGCTGAGTCTGCTAAGATTTTAGTCAATGATGATAGCAGTTTAGGTAATTTGAGCCAGAAATTTAGGGAAAATCCGTTTACTATGAATCGCGCAATCCGAACGATTCTTTCACTAATTTTCGTATGCGCGCTTGCAGTAATTCTAATTGGAAAGGTTTTGCCGCGACTTAATCTAGTAAACATACCTAAACTTAACAATGGCACTAAGCCTTCTCGCAAGCGCTTGAAACTAATAGAGAGGTTATCCTTGGATCGAAACAATTACCTCGCAATAGTTTCTATAGATGACAAGCGCGAAGTAGTAATAGCGGTAAATCAGGCTTCTGTATCGCTGCTTTTGCAAGTTGAACCAGAAAAGACAGAGTCTGTCGCGCTTCCTAATCAATAA
- the pyrE gene encoding orotate phosphoribosyltransferase, which translates to MIASVGESLASVALSIGAVRFNPENPFRWASGYYMPIYNDNRLLLSSYAHRQMIKNGFLDIIDKNCLSFDVVAGVATGGISPATTLADALKLPFLYVRQIAKQHGAKKSIEGKLEEGKRVLVIEDVVSTGGSSVQAVENIRESGGRVDECLVIFSYNFSKAIDAFRRANCNLRPLLTLDELLDVARDEQYLSEKEFLALSEWQSDPFMWGEQNGYPPEITK; encoded by the coding sequence ATGATTGCTTCCGTGGGTGAAAGTTTAGCCTCTGTGGCGCTAAGTATTGGGGCTGTGCGGTTTAATCCAGAGAATCCATTCCGCTGGGCCTCCGGCTACTATATGCCAATCTATAACGATAACCGCTTACTGCTAAGTAGCTACGCACATAGGCAGATGATAAAAAACGGTTTTTTAGATATCATAGACAAAAATTGTTTGTCATTTGATGTAGTAGCCGGAGTCGCTACTGGGGGTATTTCGCCTGCTACTACGCTAGCCGATGCACTCAAATTGCCGTTTTTATACGTTCGGCAAATTGCTAAACAACACGGCGCAAAAAAAAGCATAGAAGGGAAGCTCGAGGAGGGGAAGCGAGTTCTCGTAATAGAGGACGTCGTATCGACGGGCGGAAGCTCCGTTCAGGCCGTAGAAAATATTAGGGAATCCGGCGGAAGGGTGGATGAGTGCTTGGTGATTTTTAGCTACAACTTTTCCAAAGCAATCGATGCCTTTAGGAGGGCAAATTGCAATCTTCGCCCTCTGCTTACTTTGGATGAGCTGTTAGATGTTGCAAGAGACGAACAGTATTTGTCAGAAAAGGAATTTTTGGCGTTAAGCGAGTGGCAATCGGATCCCTTTATGTGGGGAGAACAAAATGGCTATCCACCGGAAATAACGAAATAG
- a CDS encoding quinone-dependent dihydroorotate dehydrogenase, which translates to MNLYKTLLRPLLFCLDAERAHSLASNFAKRLQSYSAARELLRTVCTTTSKTLPRLRSTVFDIDFKNPIGIAAGFDKNAELIPFISDLDFGFIEIGSVSNLPCQGNPKPRLFRLPADSALINRLGLNNIGADLVAENLKSLSNCDIVIGASIVKTHDPDILDKRAIIDIVECYKKLHAQAHYFTLNVSCPNTSDGKTFEESNALKELLTAIASTKGGLNSKTPLLVKFSADIPLTKLEEAISVCEEHSIDGYVLTNTTTSRPTLKTPKTLVDNIGSGGLSGKPLFAKSIERVRFAYSLLGGKKPIIGVGGIDSAASAYAHIKAGASLLQLYTGLVYEGPLICKAINYELNHLLLQDGFATLREAVGSANKKFIGGLQG; encoded by the coding sequence TTGAATTTATATAAAACATTACTTCGGCCATTGCTGTTTTGCCTTGATGCAGAAAGGGCACATAGCCTGGCTTCTAATTTTGCAAAACGGCTTCAAAGCTATTCTGCCGCGCGCGAGTTACTAAGAACTGTTTGCACGACTACTAGCAAAACTCTACCTAGACTTAGAAGCACGGTATTTGACATAGATTTCAAAAACCCCATTGGCATTGCTGCCGGCTTTGACAAAAACGCTGAACTGATCCCTTTCATTTCAGATCTCGATTTTGGCTTTATAGAAATCGGTTCGGTTTCCAATCTTCCGTGTCAAGGCAATCCAAAACCAAGATTGTTTCGACTTCCTGCCGATTCAGCTTTAATCAATCGCCTTGGCCTGAACAACATCGGTGCTGATTTGGTTGCCGAAAACCTTAAAAGCCTCTCAAATTGCGATATTGTAATTGGCGCAAGCATAGTTAAAACACACGACCCTGACATATTGGACAAACGCGCTATAATCGATATAGTCGAGTGCTATAAAAAACTTCATGCCCAGGCTCACTATTTCACACTTAATGTAAGTTGTCCAAACACCAGTGACGGCAAGACTTTTGAAGAAAGCAATGCCCTTAAAGAGCTCCTAACCGCAATAGCTAGCACCAAGGGCGGGCTCAATTCCAAAACGCCGCTGTTAGTAAAATTTTCAGCAGATATTCCACTTACAAAACTGGAGGAAGCTATTAGCGTCTGCGAGGAGCACTCGATTGATGGCTACGTCCTGACCAACACTACGACCTCGCGTCCAACCTTAAAAACCCCTAAAACCCTTGTCGATAATATTGGAAGCGGTGGACTTAGTGGCAAGCCGCTCTTTGCTAAATCTATTGAGCGCGTAAGATTTGCCTATTCCCTACTGGGCGGCAAGAAGCCAATTATTGGTGTCGGGGGTATAGATTCAGCTGCTTCAGCCTATGCGCACATTAAGGCTGGCGCTTCGTTGTTACAGCTATATACGGGACTCGTTTATGAAGGCCCTCTAATTTGCAAAGCCATTAATTATGAGCTAAACCACTTGTTGTTACAGGACGGATTTGCAACACTTCGCGAAGCGGTCGGAAGTGCGAATAAGAAATTCATAGGCGGGTTGCAAGGATGA
- the pyrF gene encoding orotidine-5'-phosphate decarboxylase, whose protein sequence is MNQNQNSNIIIALDAINYADALYLAKTLRNMVWGFKVNDLLIEHGIKVITDLRQFGRVFADPKLHDIPNTVKNSIQKIASAGADFITVHASGGMAMIKAAVEAACAEGGHTAKILAVTALTSLNDEDTNVIYGKDSSSTVTSLARIALDSKCFGIVCSAQELPLLADMQNLNKLAKIVPGIRPAWHTTSDDQNRTDTPLHALSKGADYLVIGRPITKNRDPIAAIRSIMNDEITYGSA, encoded by the coding sequence ATGAACCAAAATCAAAATTCAAATATCATCATCGCCCTAGATGCCATCAATTATGCCGATGCGCTTTATCTTGCTAAAACGCTAAGAAATATGGTCTGGGGATTTAAGGTAAACGATCTCCTCATTGAACACGGAATTAAAGTAATCACAGACCTAAGACAGTTTGGCAGAGTCTTTGCAGATCCAAAATTGCACGACATTCCGAACACGGTAAAAAATTCCATTCAAAAAATAGCGTCGGCTGGCGCAGACTTCATTACTGTGCATGCTAGCGGGGGAATGGCCATGATAAAAGCTGCCGTTGAAGCTGCATGCGCTGAAGGCGGGCATACTGCAAAAATTCTAGCCGTAACAGCTCTAACTTCGCTTAACGACGAGGATACCAATGTAATTTACGGCAAAGATTCATCTTCTACAGTCACATCGCTAGCGCGCATAGCTCTCGACAGCAAGTGTTTTGGCATCGTCTGTTCGGCCCAAGAGCTTCCACTCCTAGCCGATATGCAAAACCTAAACAAACTAGCAAAAATTGTCCCAGGCATACGACCTGCATGGCATACCACATCTGACGACCAGAATCGCACCGATACGCCACTACATGCCCTGTCTAAGGGGGCTGATTATTTAGTGATTGGCCGCCCGATTACTAAAAACCGCGATCCTATAGCTGCGATAAGAAGTATAATGAACGATGAAATCACCTATGGCAGTGCTTAA
- a CDS encoding sigma-70 family RNA polymerase sigma factor → MNCLSGTKVIVGSRLFAVKGKSKPAEDLSLVERAKGGDVSAFRELVERYQQKVQAVAMSVSCSFEEAEDIAQETFLKAFRSLSSFRNECSFYTWIYRIAYNLSIDHMRKRYKQLETSLECSKVLDKISNATQSVAVNGQRPDKNFETAELGSQIQEAIENLSAEHRAVILLREVEGLSYAEISEVVGCSKGTVMSRLHHARKRLQEVLAGQAETPHVEDAGEVKSKLVMR, encoded by the coding sequence ATGAATTGTTTAAGCGGGACAAAAGTTATAGTGGGCAGTCGTTTGTTTGCGGTTAAAGGGAAATCAAAGCCGGCTGAAGACTTGAGCTTAGTGGAAAGAGCTAAAGGCGGCGATGTGTCGGCCTTTCGGGAGCTAGTCGAAAGATATCAGCAGAAAGTGCAGGCGGTTGCAATGAGCGTTAGTTGCAGCTTTGAAGAGGCAGAAGATATTGCTCAAGAGACGTTTTTAAAGGCTTTTCGGAGTCTGTCATCATTTCGCAATGAGTGCAGTTTTTATACGTGGATTTATCGCATTGCGTACAATCTCTCTATAGACCACATGCGCAAGCGCTACAAGCAGCTGGAAACCTCCCTGGAGTGCAGTAAAGTGTTGGATAAAATATCCAACGCGACTCAAAGCGTTGCCGTCAATGGACAACGCCCAGATAAGAATTTTGAGACGGCTGAACTTGGTTCGCAGATTCAGGAAGCAATTGAGAATTTAAGTGCGGAACATCGTGCGGTTATTTTATTGAGAGAGGTTGAGGGATTGTCCTACGCTGAGATTAGCGAGGTAGTAGGATGTTCTAAGGGGACGGTTATGAGTCGCTTGCATCATGCTCGTAAGCGCCTACAAGAGGTACTTGCAGGACAGGCGGAAACGCCACACGTAGAGGATGCTGGTGAAGTGAAAAGTAAATTGGTCATGAGATGA